Within Hydractinia symbiolongicarpus strain clone_291-10 chromosome 11, HSymV2.1, whole genome shotgun sequence, the genomic segment GGTGAAGAAAGGAGCATATTTGAAAAAAGTACGtatttcaaaataaagaaatgatTTCGTGTTCTTGTTAACTTTATgttgattttcaaaaaattattttttaaatgtattttaattAGTTAAAATACATCTTAGCCCCTTTCATCACCTTAAACTTTTGCATATAATTTTTTgtaatgttgttatttttttctttttttttaatttttttggaggtTTTTTTTTTCCATTGAAAACCGTCTTTATCTTTCCCactatttttttgccaaaattgaAAGGACCGGTTGGAAACCGGCCCTTTATGTACATTTCGGTACTCCTTGTACAGAGCATAGGTTAGttcctaaaaataaaatggTGTGACAGTAAGAATAAACTGTAAGATAGATTAAAATCTTGCATTTGGAGATTTAAAGATCTTTGATGGATGGTTACAATGGATTACTTACATCTGTACAACCACCTTCAACCACCTTCTCTACAACATGTTCCTCTTCATTTACACGTCCCTCCTGGACCACGGCTTCTTTGACACTTTTGTCCACCACAATACCCTCTTTTATGTGTTCCGCCATTATAATTTTGTATTGTTTgactaaaaggaaaaaaatagagGGTGAGTAGTGATCATGTTTTTCAATACAGCAGTAGTACAGGAAAGACATGGTTTTATACCCCCGTTTTTGTCTTCATTTTTTGCAAGTACACAaaattgttgtatttttaagtgaaataaaaaagtagaaaacatgttttaaccGTGGCTTTTAGTTTGCATTTTCAACATTACTTTATTCGCACACAACAGACAGGATCACCTTAGTACAAAAAATTTATTGGTAATTATGTCTATATATAAATTTCAGTAATCTATGAAACTTGAGGTAATAACTAATTTTTGTGGTTATCTTTTAAGAAAGATTCACAAAAAGGCTGgtgtttaaaaagtaaatttcagaaaaaaagaaaataaattgttaGGACTGTGTGTAattcttaagttttttttaattaaaaacaaagtacATAAGAACATAAGGCttgctaaaaatataaacaaaaaacttgtaaataaaaaatacaattataaCTAAACATAAAATGAGATATGCTACACAGCTGTAGGAAATTACCTTGAAACATCTATTGTCTTAGTTTTGAAAAAGGTAGGAACATTAATTTTACTGTACTAATAAAGTAAAATTGAAAATACGTACAGGGTGCACCACGAGAAGGTAAGCCACGAAATTATGCACCCCACCCTATAAAACACTCAGCTAATTAAACACATTCAAAAAAATGGAAACACAGTAATGACAAATAACAACATGGTGAAGTAGGGAGTAGAACTGTTTTTTTAAGTGACAATTAATTTGAACAGGACAATTAATTTGAACAGATTACTGAACATGGCAAACATACCTTCAAAGAGGTACTCAGTAATTTGCCTGAAACGCAACACACATACCTTTCAAGAGGTACACAATAACTTGTTGCAGTACAGCCCACATACCTTTCAAGAGGTAAACAGTAACTTGCTGTCAATCATTGTATCAgtaatagaaaattaaaatatttacaacacTTGTGGAAAAACAACATTCTTTGTGAAACATCTATTCCCTACATAACCTTGTTGATAAGTACTGACAACCTTTACCTTTACTGCAGCAAATGACCGTGCTCGTGAAAAAGCAACATACAATTGTCCATGGCTAAAGCAAGGTCTACGCAAGTATATACCAACTTTCTCAAAAGTTTGGCTTTGACTCCTATTTTTTATTGTCAATGCGTAAGACAATCTTAAAGGAAACTGGGTGCGTTTAATTTGAAAGGGTAGATTTGTATCATTTAGACAGAGGGACACTCTCGGAATTAACACACGATCACCTCTACGGATACCGGTAAGAATTTCACAATCGATAACATTTGCACGCAGATTCCGAACCATTAACCTTGTACCATTACAAAGACCGTCTTTAAGGGACAGATTTCTTAACAACATTACAACACATCCAACTTTGACATTTAATTGGTGTGGTGGCATACCACTTGGAGTTAAGGAATTAATAAACTCCATGGGATATAAATCAATTTCTTCTTGATCATCCGAAACAACAGAGTCGATACTGTAGTATGTATGGGTATCACCAGGAATTTGATTCaaaatttgttcatttatttccAACGCTTCTTCATTTGTTGGAGTTAAGATGACACAACGTGAAAATTCCACATCATCTAATTCACTAAAGATAGAagtaacaatattttcattaggTTGCAGAACACATTCATGGGGAATTTCAATACAACCTTGATTTGGATCATCTGGTTTTTGTGGCAAATGACCACCACCAaggtttaaaagaaattcagcaaAGACTTGCTCCCCTTCCCCAGCTCTCATGTTTGTGTGGAGGTGGAAAATTCGAGTCAAGGGCCAGAGTTGTGAGCTTTTTAAACAAACTTCTACAATTTGCGCAGGTCCGGCTCTTCTGATGACAGGGAGTACTTGACGGAAATCTCCTCCCAAAAGAATAACTTTACCTGCAAATGGAATTTCACTATTACATATATCCCTAAACATTCTGTCAATAGCTTCCAAAGCATATTTAGGTATCATGCTGGCTTCATCAAATATAATGATGTCCTGTCTTCTTAAAAATGCTGCATGGTCACTATTGGGTTTGATATTACATGTACAGCCGTCTAAAACAGGGACTGGTAACTTGAATAGAGAGTGGACAGTCTTACCATTCGGCAATAATGTAGCAGCAATACCTGTCCAGGCACAAGTAGCAACACACAGATTTCTCGCAATAACTTCCTTAAT encodes:
- the LOC130614308 gene encoding ATP-dependent DNA helicase pif1-like isoform X1, which encodes MNEFVEYASPSKLRKAFSFILIHGEPNNPHELWESFRAAMMEDYLRHHPEVQAEQMVLGKIKAVIQQFGKRLTDFGLPALQEALLDDLPNAEEMRQEALNIRPLLNAEQLHVADSVINVFTNNNINVANIFFLDGPGGTGKTFTYNYIIKEVIARNLCVATCAWTGIAATLLPNGKTVHSLFKLPVPVLDGCTCNIKPNSDHAAFLRRQDIIIFDEASMIPKYALEAIDRMFRDICNSEIPFAGKVILLGGDFRQVLPVIRRAGPAQIVEVCLKSSQLWPLTRIFHLHTNMRAGEGEQVFAEFLLNLGGGHLPQKPDDPNQGCIEIPHECVLQPNENIVTSIFSELDDVEFSRCVILTPTNEEALEINEQILNQIPGDTHTYYSIDSVVSDDQEEIDLYPMEFINSLTPSGMPPHQLNVKVGCVVMLLRNLSLKDGLCNGTRLMVRNLRANVIDCEILTGIRRGDRVLIPRVSLCLNDTNLPFQIKRTQFPLRLSYALTIKNRSQSQTFEKVGIYLRRPCFSHGQLYVAFSRARSFAAVKVKVVSTYQQGYVGNRCFTKNVVFPQVL
- the LOC130614308 gene encoding ATP-dependent DNA helicase pif1-like isoform X3 — translated: MNEFVEYASPSKLRKAFSFILIHGEPNNPHELWESFRAAMMEDYLRHHPEVQAEQMVLGKIKAVIQQFGKRLTDFGLPALQEALLDDLPNAEEMRQEALNIRPLLNAEQLHVADSVINVFTNNNINVANIFFLDGPGGTGKTFTYNYIIKEVIARNLCVATCAWTGIAATLLPNGKTVHSLFKLPVPVLDGCTCNIKPNSDHAAFLRRQDIIIFDEASMIPKYALEAIDRMFRDICNSEIPFAGKVILLGGDFRQVLPVIRRAGPAQIVEVCLKSSQLWPLTRIFHLHTNMRAGEGEQVFAEFLLNLGGGHLPQKPDDPNQGCIEIPHECVLQPNENIVTSIFSELDDVEFSRCVILTPTNEEALEINEQILNQIPGDTHTYYSIDSVVSDDQEEIDLYPMEFINSLTPSGMPPHQLNVKVGCVVMLLRNLSLKDGLCNGTRLMVRNLRANVIDCEILTGIRRGDRVLIPRVSLCLNDTNLPFQIKRTQFPLRLSYALTIKNRSQSQTFEKVGIYLRRPCFSHGQLYVAFSRARSFAAVKGGVHNFVAYLLVVHPSNNTKL
- the LOC130614308 gene encoding ATP-dependent DNA helicase pif1-like isoform X4, producing the protein MNEFVEYASPSKLRKAFSFILIHGEPNNPHELWESFRAAMMEDYLRHHPEVQAEQMVLDGPGGTGKTFTYNYIIKEVIARNLCVATCAWTGIAATLLPNGKTVHSLFKLPVPVLDGCTCNIKPNSDHAAFLRRQDIIIFDEASMIPKYALEAIDRMFRDICNSEIPFAGKVILLGGDFRQVLPVIRRAGPAQIVEVCLKSSQLWPLTRIFHLHTNMRAGEGEQVFAEFLLNLGGGHLPQKPDDPNQGCIEIPHECVLQPNENIVTSIFSELDDVEFSRCVILTPTNEEALEINEQILNQIPGDTHTYYSIDSVVSDDQEEIDLYPMEFINSLTPSGMPPHQLNVKVGCVVMLLRNLSLKDGLCNGTRLMVRNLRANVIDCEILTGIRRGDRVLIPRVSLCLNDTNLPFQIKRTQFPLRLSYALTIKNRSQSQTFEKVGIYLRRPCFSHGQLYVAFSRARSFAAVKVKVVSTYQQGYVGNRCFTKNVVFPQVL
- the LOC130614308 gene encoding ATP-dependent DNA helicase pif1-like isoform X2; this encodes MNEFVEYASPSKLRKAFSFILIHGEPNNPHELWESFRAAMMEDYLRHHPEVQAEQMVLGKIKAVIQQFGKRLTDFGLPALQEALLDDLPNAEEMRQEALNIRPLLNAEQLHVADSVINVFTNNNINVANIFFLDGPGGTGKTFTYNYIIKEVIARNLCVATCAWTGIAATLLPNGKTVHSLFKLPVPVLDGCTCNIKPNSDHAAFLRRQDIIIFDEASMIPKYALEAIDRMFRDICNSEIPFAGKVILLGGDFRQVLPVIRRAGPAQIVEVCLKSSQLWPLTRIFHLHTNMRAGEGEQVFAEFLLNLGGGHLPQKPDDPNQGCIEIPHECVLQPNENIVTSIFSELDDVEFSRCVILTPTNEEALEINEQILNQIPGDTHTYYSIDSVVSDDQEEIDLYPMEFINSLTPSGMPPHQLNVKVGCVVMLLRNLSLKDGLCNGTRLMVRNLRANVIDCEILTGIRRGDRVLIPRVSLCLNDTNLPFQIKRTQFPLRLSYALTIKNRSQSQTFEKVGIYLRRPCFSHGQLYVAFSRARSFAAVKGGVHNFVAYLLVVHPVRIFNFTLLVQ